The following proteins are co-located in the Pseudomonas synxantha genome:
- a CDS encoding HDOD domain-containing protein, with amino-acid sequence MPPQPQIMVDLQMEQYMPDPDLEVIARLIAQDPGLSGALLKIVNSSYYGLSNKIASIQRAVNLLGSRSVINLINALSIKGEMSDDTIVTLNRFWDTAQDVAMTCLTLAKRTGTQAVDEAYALGLFHDCGVPLMLKRFPNYMAVLEQAYASAGPERRVVDTENNAFNTNHAVVGYYTAKSWRLPEHVTDAIANHHNALAIFSDETSRNPQLKNLLAILKMAEHICSSCRVLGNQAVDHEWNAIGHLVLDYVGLSDYDFESLKLSIRELGAH; translated from the coding sequence GTGCCGCCCCAACCGCAGATCATGGTGGATTTGCAGATGGAGCAGTACATGCCCGACCCGGACCTGGAAGTGATCGCACGGTTGATCGCCCAAGACCCGGGCTTGTCTGGCGCGTTGCTCAAGATCGTCAACTCGTCGTATTACGGCTTGAGCAACAAGATCGCCTCCATCCAGCGTGCGGTTAACCTGTTGGGCAGTCGGTCGGTCATCAACCTGATCAATGCCTTGTCGATCAAGGGCGAGATGAGCGACGACACCATCGTCACCCTCAACCGCTTCTGGGACACCGCCCAGGATGTGGCCATGACCTGCCTCACCCTGGCCAAGCGCACCGGCACCCAGGCGGTGGACGAGGCCTATGCCTTGGGCTTGTTCCATGATTGTGGCGTGCCGCTGATGCTCAAGCGTTTCCCCAACTACATGGCGGTGCTGGAGCAGGCTTATGCCAGCGCCGGCCCCGAGCGCCGCGTGGTCGACACCGAGAACAACGCGTTCAACACCAACCATGCGGTGGTCGGCTACTACACCGCCAAGTCCTGGCGCCTGCCGGAACATGTGACCGATGCCATCGCCAATCACCACAATGCCCTGGCGATTTTCAGCGATGAGACGTCGCGCAATCCGCAGCTCAAGAACCTACTGGCGATTTTGAAGATGGCCGAGCATATCTGTTCGTCCTGTCGCGTGCTGGGCAACCAGGCCGTGGACCATGAGTGGAACGCGATTGGCCATCTGGTGCTGGATTACGTGGGCCTGTCGGACTACGACTTCGAGAGCCTGAAGTTGTCGATCCGCGAACTGGGCGCGCACTGA
- the mutM gene encoding bifunctional DNA-formamidopyrimidine glycosylase/DNA-(apurinic or apyrimidinic site) lyase, with protein sequence MPELPEVETTRRGIAPHLEGQRVSRVVVRDRRLRWPIPEDLDVRLSGQRIVLVERRAKYLLINAEVGTLISHLGMSGNLRLVEVGMPALKHEHVDIELESGLALRYTDPRRFGAMLWSQDPHNHELLIRLGPEPLTELFDGERLFQLSRGKSMAVKPFIMDNAVVVGVGNIYATEALFAAGIDPRRAAGGISRGRYLKLAIEIKRVLAAAIERGGTTLRDFIGGDGQPGYFQQELYVYGRGGEACKVCGTELRNVVLGQRASVFCPKCQS encoded by the coding sequence ATGCCCGAGTTACCAGAAGTCGAAACCACCCGGCGCGGGATTGCCCCGCATTTGGAAGGCCAGCGCGTCAGCCGCGTGGTGGTGCGTGACCGGCGCCTGCGCTGGCCGATCCCGGAAGACCTGGATGTGCGCCTGTCGGGGCAGCGTATCGTGCTGGTGGAACGGCGGGCCAAGTACCTGTTGATCAATGCCGAGGTGGGCACCTTGATCAGTCACTTGGGCATGTCGGGCAACCTGCGCCTGGTGGAGGTGGGCATGCCTGCGCTCAAGCATGAACATGTCGACATCGAACTCGAATCCGGCCTGGCCTTGCGCTACACCGACCCTCGACGTTTCGGTGCAATGCTCTGGAGCCAGGACCCGCACAACCACGAACTGCTGATTCGCCTGGGGCCGGAACCGTTGACCGAGCTGTTTGACGGCGAACGTTTGTTCCAGCTGTCGCGCGGCAAATCGATGGCGGTGAAGCCGTTCATCATGGACAACGCGGTAGTGGTAGGGGTGGGCAATATCTATGCGACGGAAGCGCTGTTTGCGGCGGGTATTGACCCGCGGCGTGCGGCGGGTGGCATTTCACGCGGGCGCTATTTGAAGCTGGCGATTGAGATCAAACGGGTGCTGGCCGCTGCTATCGAGCGGGGCGGTACTACGCTGCGGGACTTTATCGGCGGCGATGGGCAGCCGGGGTATTTCCAGCAGGAACTGTACGTGTATGGCCGTGGCGGCGAGGCGTGCAAGGTCTGTGGGACCGAGTTGCGCAATGTGGTGCTGGGGCAGCGGGCGAGTGTGTTTTGCCCCAAGTGCCAGAGCTGA
- the coaD gene encoding pantetheine-phosphate adenylyltransferase: MNRVLYPGTFDPITKGHGDLVERASRLFDHVIIAVAASPKKNPLFPLEQRVELAREVTKHLPNVEVVGFSTLLAHFAKEQNANVFLRGLRAVSDFEYEFQLANMNRQLAPDVESLFLTPSERYSFISSTLVREIAALGGDITKFVHPAVADALTLRFKK; this comes from the coding sequence ATGAACCGAGTGTTGTACCCAGGTACCTTCGACCCGATTACCAAAGGCCATGGCGATCTGGTCGAACGCGCCTCTCGCCTGTTCGACCATGTGATCATCGCGGTCGCGGCCAGCCCCAAGAAAAACCCGCTGTTTCCCCTGGAACAGCGCGTGGAGCTGGCGCGTGAGGTCACCAAGCACCTGCCTAACGTGGAAGTAGTGGGCTTTTCGACGCTGCTGGCGCATTTCGCCAAGGAGCAGAACGCCAATGTGTTCCTGCGTGGCCTGCGCGCGGTGTCGGACTTCGAATACGAATTCCAGCTGGCCAACATGAACCGCCAACTGGCGCCGGATGTGGAAAGCCTGTTCCTCACGCCGTCGGAACGTTATTCGTTCATTTCCTCGACGTTAGTCCGTGAAATCGCGGCTTTGGGCGGAGATATCACCAAGTTCGTCCATCCTGCGGTGGCAGATGCACTGACCCTGCGCTTCAAGAAGTAA
- a CDS encoding class I SAM-dependent rRNA methyltransferase: MSLPSLRLKANADRRLRNGHLWVYSNEIDVAATPLHGFQAGDQAILEAAGGKTLGIVAMSPNNLICARLLSRDIKLPLDKSLLVHRLNVALSLRDRLFDKPFYRLVYGDSDLLPGLVVDRFGDILVVQIASATMEAHKEDVIAALTQVLKPSGILFKNDSAARDAEGLNRYVETVFGLVPEWVALEENGVKFEAPVIQGQKTGWFYDHRMNRARLAPYAKGKRVLDLYSYIGGWGVQAAAFGASEVFCVDASAFALDGVERNAALNGVAEKMTCIEGDVFEALKELKASEERFDVIVADPPAFIKRKKDMKNGEGAYRRLNEQAMRLLSKDGILVSASCSMHLPEDDLQNILLTSARHLDRNIQMLERGGQGPDHPVHPAIVETRYIKSITCRLLPNS, translated from the coding sequence ATGTCCCTGCCAAGCCTGCGTCTCAAAGCCAACGCCGATCGTCGTTTGCGCAACGGCCACCTGTGGGTCTACAGCAACGAAATCGACGTGGCCGCCACACCACTCCATGGCTTCCAGGCAGGCGACCAGGCGATCCTGGAAGCGGCCGGCGGCAAGACCCTGGGCATCGTGGCCATGAGCCCGAACAACCTGATCTGCGCTCGCCTGCTGTCGCGCGACATCAAGTTGCCGTTGGACAAGTCGCTGCTGGTGCACCGCCTGAACGTCGCCCTGTCCCTGCGTGACCGCCTGTTCGACAAGCCGTTCTATCGCCTGGTCTATGGTGATTCCGACCTGCTGCCTGGCTTGGTGGTCGACCGTTTCGGCGACATCCTGGTGGTACAGATCGCCTCGGCGACCATGGAAGCCCATAAAGAAGACGTGATCGCCGCGCTGACCCAAGTGCTCAAGCCGAGCGGCATCCTGTTCAAGAACGACTCCGCCGCACGTGACGCCGAAGGGCTCAACCGCTATGTCGAAACCGTGTTCGGCCTGGTGCCGGAGTGGGTGGCGCTGGAAGAAAACGGCGTGAAATTCGAAGCCCCGGTGATCCAGGGCCAGAAAACCGGCTGGTTCTACGACCACCGCATGAATCGCGCCCGCCTGGCCCCGTATGCCAAGGGCAAGCGTGTGCTCGACCTGTACAGCTACATCGGCGGCTGGGGCGTGCAAGCCGCCGCCTTTGGCGCCAGTGAAGTGTTCTGCGTCGATGCGTCGGCCTTCGCCCTCGACGGCGTCGAGCGCAACGCCGCGCTGAACGGTGTTGCCGAGAAGATGACCTGCATCGAAGGCGACGTATTCGAAGCCCTCAAGGAACTGAAAGCCAGCGAAGAGCGCTTCGACGTGATCGTCGCCGACCCACCGGCCTTCATCAAGCGCAAGAAAGACATGAAGAACGGCGAAGGCGCCTACCGCCGCCTCAACGAGCAAGCCATGCGCCTGCTCAGCAAGGACGGCATCCTCGTCAGCGCCTCGTGCTCCATGCACCTGCCGGAAGACGATCTGCAGAACATCCTGTTGACCAGCGCCCGCCACCTGGACCGCAATATCCAGATGCTCGAGCGTGGCGGTCAGGGTCCGGATCACCCGGTACACCCAGCGATTGTCGAAACACGCTATATCAAGAGCATTACGTGCCGGTTGTTGCCTAATAGCTAA
- a CDS encoding coniferyl aldehyde dehydrogenase — MPANVAYLQDSQALDHLQDLFDAQRRAYAANPMPPAAQRQQWLKALRDMLSDERQALITAISQDFSHRSADETLFAELMPSLHGIHYASKHLKGWMKPSRRAVGIAFQPASAKVIYQPLGVVGVIVPWNYPLYLAIGPLVGALAAGNRVMLKLSESTPATGELLKTLLARIFPEDLVCVVLGEAEVGMAFSKLRFDHLLFTGATSIGKHVMRAAAEHLTPVTLELGGKSPAIVSADVPLKDAAERIAFGKTLNAGQTCVAPDYVLVPEDRVEGFVEAYSKAIRGFYPTLADNPDYTAIINERQLARLHAYAKDATDKGATLIPLYEQDQARRMAHSLLLNVTDDMTVMQDEIFGPLLPIVPYRGLDQAFAYINQRPRPLALYYFGYNKGEQERVLHETHSGGVCLNDTLLHVAQDDMPFGGIGPSGMGHYHGHEGFLTFSKAKGVLVKQRLNAAKLIYPPYGKSIQKLIQKLFIR, encoded by the coding sequence ATGCCTGCCAACGTTGCCTACCTGCAAGACTCCCAGGCGCTGGATCACCTCCAAGACCTGTTCGACGCCCAACGTCGCGCCTACGCCGCCAACCCGATGCCACCGGCGGCGCAACGCCAGCAATGGCTCAAGGCCTTGCGGGACATGCTCAGCGATGAACGCCAGGCGCTGATCACGGCGATCAGCCAGGACTTCAGCCATCGCAGCGCGGACGAAACCCTGTTCGCCGAACTGATGCCCAGCCTGCACGGCATTCACTATGCCAGCAAACACCTCAAGGGCTGGATGAAACCCTCCCGCCGCGCTGTAGGCATTGCCTTCCAGCCCGCCTCGGCCAAGGTCATTTACCAACCCTTGGGCGTGGTCGGCGTCATCGTGCCGTGGAACTACCCGTTGTACCTGGCCATCGGTCCGCTGGTAGGGGCGTTGGCAGCCGGCAACCGGGTGATGCTCAAGCTCAGCGAATCCACGCCGGCCACCGGCGAACTGCTCAAGACGCTGCTCGCCAGGATCTTCCCCGAGGACCTGGTTTGCGTGGTACTGGGCGAAGCCGAAGTGGGCATGGCGTTTTCCAAATTGCGCTTCGATCACCTGCTGTTCACTGGCGCCACCAGCATTGGCAAGCACGTGATGCGCGCAGCCGCCGAACACCTCACGCCGGTCACCCTTGAGTTGGGCGGTAAGTCGCCAGCCATTGTCTCGGCCGATGTCCCCCTCAAGGACGCCGCCGAGCGTATTGCCTTCGGTAAAACCCTGAACGCCGGGCAAACCTGCGTGGCGCCGGACTACGTGTTGGTTCCGGAAGACCGCGTGGAGGGGTTTGTCGAGGCTTACTCCAAGGCCATTCGCGGGTTCTATCCGACCCTGGCTGACAACCCGGACTACACCGCCATCATCAACGAGCGACAACTGGCCCGGCTCCATGCGTACGCCAAGGACGCCACCGACAAGGGCGCCACCCTGATCCCGCTGTACGAGCAAGACCAGGCGCGGCGGATGGCCCACAGCCTGCTATTGAATGTCACCGACGACATGACCGTGATGCAGGACGAAATCTTCGGCCCGCTTTTGCCCATCGTGCCTTATCGCGGCCTTGACCAAGCCTTTGCCTACATAAACCAACGTCCGCGCCCACTGGCCCTATATTACTTCGGCTACAACAAGGGCGAGCAGGAGCGGGTGCTCCACGAAACCCACTCCGGTGGCGTATGCCTGAACGACACCTTGCTGCACGTCGCCCAGGATGACATGCCGTTCGGTGGCATCGGCCCGTCGGGCATGGGCCATTACCACGGCCATGAGGGTTTCCTGACGTTCAGCAAGGCCAAGGGCGTGCTGGTAAAACAACGCCTCAACGCAGCGAAGCTGATCTACCCGCCCTATGGCAAATCGATCCAGAAACTGATCCAGAAGCTGTTTATCCGCTGA
- a CDS encoding YfhL family 4Fe-4S dicluster ferredoxin, with protein MSLIITDDCINCDVCEPECPNAAISQGEEIYVIDPNLCTQCVGHYDEPQCQQVCPVDCIPLDEAHPETEEQLMEKYRKITGKA; from the coding sequence ATGTCCCTGATCATCACCGACGATTGCATCAACTGCGACGTCTGCGAACCCGAGTGCCCGAACGCTGCGATCTCCCAAGGCGAAGAGATCTATGTGATCGACCCTAACCTGTGCACCCAGTGCGTTGGCCATTACGACGAACCCCAGTGCCAGCAGGTTTGCCCGGTGGATTGCATTCCGCTGGATGAGGCACATCCTGAGACTGAAGAGCAGTTGATGGAGAAGTATCGGAAGATTACCGGTAAGGCTTAA
- a CDS encoding GMC family oxidoreductase — translation MPVPDLFRDGLARGWKTHNGAALDNDLTLEADVAIIGSGAGGGTTAEILSAAGYKVLLIEEGPLKTSSDFKLLEDEAYASLYQEGIGRMSKDGAITILQGRAVGGTTLINWTSSFRTPDATLAHWASEYAVKGHSSAEMAPWFEKMEQRLGIAPWALPPNANNDVIRKGCEKLGYSWHVIPRNVRGCFNLGYCGMGCPVNAKQSMLVTTIPSTLENGGELLYLARAEQLKYSGDTISSLECVAMDERCVAPTGRKISVKARHYVLSGGGINSPALLMRSDAPDPHSRLGKRTFLHLVNFSAGLFDEVINPFYGAPQSIYSDHFQWQDGTTGKMSYKLEAPPLHPGLASTLFGGYGAQNALDMNRLPHTHAMLALLRDGFHPDSLGGTVDLRGDGTPVLDYQVSPYAWDGLRRAFHSMAEIQFAAGAKSVKPLHHDARFVNTLAEARSVIDGLSLELHRTTLGSAHVMGGCAMGEDPKNAVADSLGRHHQLRNLSIHDGSLFPTSIGANPQLSVYGLTAQLATALAERLKTA, via the coding sequence ATGCCCGTACCCGATCTGTTCCGCGACGGCCTGGCCCGAGGCTGGAAAACCCACAACGGCGCCGCCCTCGACAACGACCTGACCCTGGAAGCCGATGTAGCCATTATCGGCAGCGGTGCCGGAGGCGGCACCACCGCCGAAATCCTCAGCGCCGCCGGCTACAAAGTGTTGTTGATCGAAGAAGGCCCACTCAAGACCAGCAGCGACTTCAAGCTGCTGGAGGACGAAGCCTATGCCAGCCTTTACCAGGAGGGCATCGGGCGTATGAGCAAGGACGGCGCCATCACTATCCTGCAAGGCCGGGCGGTGGGCGGCACCACCTTGATCAACTGGACCTCCAGTTTTCGCACACCCGACGCCACCCTCGCTCACTGGGCCAGCGAATACGCAGTGAAAGGTCATAGCAGCGCAGAGATGGCGCCCTGGTTCGAAAAAATGGAACAGCGCCTGGGCATCGCGCCGTGGGCGCTGCCGCCGAATGCCAACAACGATGTGATCCGCAAAGGCTGCGAAAAACTCGGCTACAGCTGGCACGTGATCCCACGCAATGTGCGCGGCTGCTTCAACCTGGGTTATTGCGGCATGGGCTGCCCGGTCAATGCCAAGCAGTCGATGCTGGTGACGACTATCCCCTCCACCCTGGAAAACGGCGGCGAGCTGCTGTATCTGGCCCGCGCCGAGCAGCTCAAATACAGTGGCGACACTATCAGCAGCCTGGAGTGCGTGGCCATGGACGAACGCTGCGTGGCACCCACCGGACGCAAGATCAGCGTGAAGGCCAGGCACTACGTGCTGTCGGGCGGCGGCATCAACAGCCCGGCCCTGCTGATGCGCTCGGACGCACCCGACCCGCATTCGCGGCTGGGCAAACGCACCTTTCTACATCTGGTCAACTTTTCCGCCGGGTTGTTCGACGAAGTGATCAACCCGTTCTACGGTGCGCCGCAGTCGATCTATTCCGACCATTTCCAATGGCAGGACGGCACCACCGGTAAAATGTCCTACAAGCTTGAAGCACCGCCTTTGCACCCAGGGTTGGCCAGCACCCTGTTCGGCGGCTACGGCGCGCAAAACGCACTGGACATGAATCGACTGCCCCACACCCACGCCATGCTCGCACTGCTGCGCGACGGTTTTCACCCCGACAGCCTGGGCGGCACTGTGGATCTGCGTGGTGACGGCACGCCGGTGCTCGACTATCAGGTCTCACCCTACGCCTGGGATGGCCTGCGCCGGGCCTTCCACAGCATGGCCGAGATCCAGTTCGCCGCAGGAGCCAAATCGGTCAAGCCCCTGCATCACGATGCAAGGTTCGTGAACACCTTGGCCGAAGCACGCAGCGTGATTGACGGCTTGAGCCTGGAACTGCACCGCACAACCCTGGGCAGCGCCCATGTGATGGGCGGTTGTGCCATGGGCGAAGACCCGAAAAACGCCGTGGCCGACAGCCTTGGCCGACATCATCAGTTGCGCAACCTGTCGATTCACGATGGCTCGTTGTTCCCCACCAGCATTGGCGCCAACCCGCAATTGTCGGTGTACGGATTGACCGCGCAACTCGCGACAGCGTTGGCCGAACGTCTGAAAACGGCATGA
- a CDS encoding MFS transporter: protein MTMTLLAVFPLDVVLPSFPALSGHFLTTPSEIAQSVSVFAIGLAVSLLLIGPLSDLFGRKKLLLAGIALSAIGAAGCLLAEDFRWFIGFRVVQAVGCGAFALSQALIQDLFAGRELERIRIWMTTAGGIFISSSPLMGTWLQLLGGWQASFYVFIALATVVWLWSARLLHDARSSHRPSKRQFFSGYWLLFSDIRFIGYWLISALAFACHFSFIVMSPLIFMERLNLSAYQFAWALLLYGAAYVFGGVIASVLHRKMDAVRQINTGLLLIALSGLVMLWLAWQFGLSAATVLIPMLICTAGTTICRPIANSKAMSLYPQLAGTATSAGSLLIFMCGGLISLVINLATDNLTIALALCFLILSAAGLALNALIKPRPHVP from the coding sequence ATGACAATGACGTTGCTGGCCGTCTTCCCGCTCGACGTGGTCCTGCCCTCATTCCCCGCCCTCTCCGGCCACTTTCTCACTACGCCTTCCGAGATCGCTCAATCCGTCAGTGTCTTCGCCATTGGCCTGGCGGTCTCGTTGCTGCTGATCGGGCCGTTGTCTGACCTGTTTGGCCGCAAGAAGCTGCTGCTGGCCGGTATTGCACTATCGGCGATTGGCGCAGCGGGATGCTTATTGGCTGAGGACTTTCGATGGTTCATTGGCTTTCGCGTAGTCCAGGCGGTGGGGTGCGGGGCATTTGCTTTGTCACAGGCGCTGATCCAGGACCTGTTCGCCGGTCGGGAACTGGAGCGGATTCGAATCTGGATGACCACCGCCGGAGGGATTTTCATCTCCAGTTCGCCGCTGATGGGGACTTGGCTGCAGCTCCTGGGCGGCTGGCAGGCCAGCTTTTACGTGTTTATCGCGCTGGCAACCGTGGTGTGGCTGTGGTCCGCACGTCTATTGCACGATGCCCGCAGCAGCCACCGCCCGTCCAAGCGACAGTTTTTCAGTGGGTATTGGCTGCTGTTCTCCGACATACGATTTATCGGTTACTGGCTGATTTCTGCCCTGGCCTTTGCCTGTCATTTCTCGTTCATTGTGATGTCGCCACTGATCTTCATGGAGCGCTTGAACCTGTCGGCGTATCAATTTGCCTGGGCACTGCTGCTATATGGCGCGGCCTACGTATTCGGCGGAGTGATTGCCAGCGTCCTGCATCGCAAGATGGACGCAGTCCGTCAAATCAATACCGGCCTGCTGTTGATCGCCCTTTCAGGCCTGGTCATGCTTTGGCTGGCCTGGCAGTTCGGCCTGTCTGCCGCCACGGTGCTGATCCCGATGTTGATCTGCACTGCCGGCACTACCATCTGCCGTCCCATCGCCAACTCCAAGGCCATGAGCCTCTATCCACAACTGGCCGGCACAGCGACCTCCGCCGGTAGCCTGCTGATTTTCATGTGCGGTGGCCTGATCAGCCTGGTGATCAACCTGGCCACCGACAACCTGACCATCGCCCTCGCCCTGTGCTTTCTAATCCTGAGCGCCGCAGGGCTCGCCCTGAATGCACTGATCAAGCCACGCCCACACGTCCCATAG